Proteins from one Mus pahari chromosome 10, PAHARI_EIJ_v1.1, whole genome shotgun sequence genomic window:
- the LOC110328191 gene encoding olfactory receptor 958, producing MEIKNCSVVTEFILLGIPHTEGLETLLFVLFLPFYACTLVGNVSILVAVISSARLHTPMYFFLGNLSVFDMGFSSVTCPKMLLYLMGLSRLISYQDCVSQLFFFHFLGSIECFLYTVMAYDRFAAICHPLRYSVIMNSRICVALAVGTWLLGCLHSSVLTSLTFTLPYCGPNEVDHFFCDIPAILPLASSDTSLAQRVSFTNVGLVSLACFLLILLSYTRIAISILSIHSTEGRQRAFSTCSAHLIAILCAYGPIITVYLQPTPNPMVGTVVQILMNLVGPMLNPLIYTLRNKEVKIALKKILHGKGPVSEG from the coding sequence ATGGAGATAAAAAACTGCTCAGTGGTGACTGAGTTCATCCTCCTGGGAATCCCACACACAGAGGGCTTGGAGACTCTGCTTTTTGTGTTATTCCTGCCCTTCTACGCCTGTACCCTGGTGGGAAATGTTTCTATCCTTGTGGCTGTTATTTCCTCGGCCCGCCTTCATACTCCCATGTATTTTTTCCTGGGGAACTTGTCGGTATTTGATATGGGTTTCTCTTCTGTGACCTGTCCAAAAATGCTCCTTTACCTTATGGGACTTAGCAGACTTATCTCCTATCAAGACTGTGTCTCCCAGctcttcttctttcattttcttgggaGCATTGAGTGCTTTTTATATACagtgatggcctatgaccgctttGCTGCCATTTGTCACCCTCTTCGGTACTCAGTCATCATGAACTCTAGGATCTGTGTGGCTCTAGCTGTGGGCACATGGCTATTAGGATGCCTCCACTCCAGCGTCTTAACTTCCCTCACCTTCACTTTGCCTTACTGTGGTCCTAATGAAGTAGATCACTTCTTCTGTGACATACCAGCCATCTTGCCGTTGGCATCTTCTGATACCTCCTTAGCACAGAGAGTGAGCTTCACTAATGTTGGTCTAGTGTCTCTTGCCTGCTTTCTCCTGATTCTTCTGTCCTATACGAGAATTGCAATCTCCATCTTGAGTATTCATTCAACTGAGGGGCGTCAGCGTGCCTTCTCTACCTGCAGTGCCCATCTCATTGCTATCCTCTGTGCCTATGGCCCTATAATCACTGTATACCTACAGCCTACACCAAACCCCATGGTGGGAACTGTAGTGCAAATTCTGATGAACTTGGTAGGACCAATGCTGAACCCTTTGATCTATACTTTGAGGAATAAGGAAGTAAAGATAGCCCTGAAAAAGATACTGCATGGGAAGGGGCCAGTTTCTGAGGGTTAG
- the LOC110328146 gene encoding olfactory receptor 149-like, with amino-acid sequence MRNRSVVTQFILLGIPNTEGLETMLFFLFLSFYIFTLMGNLLILLAIISSSRLHTPMYFFLCKLSIFDIFFPSVSSPKMLFYLSGNSRAISYAGCVSQLFFYHFLGCTECFLYTVMAYDRFVAICYPLRYSIIMSHRVCAILATGTSFFGCIQATFLTTLTFQLPYCGPNEVDYYFCDIPVMLKLACADTSALEMVGFISVGLMPLSCFLLILTSYSCIVCSILQIRSAEGRRRAFSTCSAHLTAILLFYMPVVLIYLRPTPSPWLDATVQVLNNLVTPMLNPLIYSLRNKEVKSSLWKVLRKPAFVSEQL; translated from the coding sequence ATGAGGAATCGTTCTGTAGTGACTCAGTTTATCCTGCTCGGCATCCCAAACACAGAGGGTCTGGAAACCAtgctctttttcctgtttttgtcttTCTACATCTTCACTCTGATGGGAAACTTATTAATCTTATTGGCAATTATCTCCTCCAGTCGGCttcacacccccatgtacttcttcctatGTAAATTGTCTATTTTTGACATATTTTTCCCTTCTGTGAGCTCTCCCAAGATGCTCTTctacctctcaggaaacagcagagccatctcctATGCAGGGTGTGTGAGCCAGCTATTCTTCTACCATTTCCTTGGTTGTACTGAATGTTTCCTGTACACAGTGATGGCATATGACCGTTTTGTGGCCATATGCTACCCACTACGCTACTCAATAATTATGAGTCACAGAGTATGTGCCATCCTGGCCACGGGGACATCATTTTTTGGCTGCATTCAGGCTACTTTTCTGACCACTCTCACCTTCCAATTGCCCTACTGTGGTCCTAATGAGGTGGACTACTACTTCTGTGATATCCCTGTGATGCTAAAGCTGGCTTGTGCAGACACATCAGCCCTGGAGATGGTGGGGTTCATCAGTGTGGGCTTGATGCCACTAAGTtgtttcctcctcatcctcacctCCTACAGCTGCATCGTCTGCTCTATTCTGCAGATCCGCTCTGCTGAGGGCCGTCGTAGAGCCTTCTCCACCTGCAGTGCCCACCTCACTGCCATTTTGCTTTTCTACATGCCTGTTGTCCTCATATACTTAAGACCAACTCCAAGTCCTTGGCTGGATGCAACTGTGCAGGTCTTAAATAATCTGGTCACTCCTATGCTAAATCCATTGATCTATAGTCTCAGGAATAAAGAGGTGAAATCATCACTGTGGAAGGTCCTACGTAAACCTGCCTTTGTTTCTGAGCAGTTGTAA